TATCAATTTCAATATCAATCAGAACATTTCCAAGATCAAAAATGATGTTTTTAATATTTTCAGAATTCATCATCAAATTCTTCCTGTTTCAATTTCTTTTTCAGAATTTGGTATTGCTCATCTGAAACAGATACCTGTTTGTATTTACCACAATTGATTAAATCATCCAATCCGGGTGGTTGTGGCCCGAATTTAATATTCGGATCATATCCGCTGTCGGGGTTTTTTTCGAGTTTCTGAAGAAATTTTTCTACGATGGGCCTTGCCATTACAAAGCCTTGTCCATCATCCAATGTCAGAAATCTGATCCATTTGTCTTCCCCTCCTGTCCAGACTCCTATTACCATGGATGGTGTGACACCCATAAACCAGGCATCAGCATAATCATTGGTCGTACCGGTCTTGCCACCAACCGGCGTTTTAACTCTTAATGAAAACTGCCCGCCAACGTTGTTTTTAAGCATTTCGAGCATCACGGCATTGTGTAATGCATTAATTGCTGATTTACGCTCCGGGATTGCCTGCCAGACTACCCTACCGTTTTTATCTTCAATTCTGGAAACAAAAGTCGGACGTACAAAAACACCATTATTTCCAAAGGGCGTATAAGCGCCCGTCATTTCGAGTAATGTAAGATCCACTGCACCCAAACAAATAGATGGAAAGTCCGGAACAGCAGGCTTTCCATTAAGTAATTTCAGATTGCGATCTATCCCCAGATTATGAAGTAAATCTTTCAAGGGTTTTACAGTACCCATTTCTTTGAGCAACTTTACAGTAATTGAGTTTTTGGAATAGAGTAACCCATGGAACAGATTATATTTATTACCCGTAAACTTATTGTCTGCATTAGAAGGTGACCATTCTTTATCCACATGAAATCCGGGATCTTCCGGCGAAATCGTATATTGTATATCATCAAATGTCTGACAGGGAGAAATGCCCTGAACGGCCATGGCTTGTGTGTAAACAAATGGTTTAATAGTCGAGCCGACTGCTCTTCGCATCGTTACATGATCAAACTTAAAATATCTGTGATCTGTGCCTCCTACCCATGCTTTGACATGTCCTGAAACCGGATCTGACACCAACATTCCTGCTTGGATATGTTGTCTGTGGTACCTGACCGAATCATAAGGTGACCAGGCTACTTCTTTAAATCCATCGTCTGAATAGTCAAAAACTTTCATGGGAACAGGGGCAAATAACATTTTTTCCCATTCGATCTGAAGTTTTTGGTAAGCTTCTTTCAATTGAGGCCATTCATCGGTTGCTATGAGAGACTGATACAGTGTGTTTTTATCCTTATCGATTCGTCCTGAAGACACTAACACACTCCATGATAATTCTCCTTCTTCCACAGAAATCAATGCAGAAATATGATTGTCCGACAAAGGCAATAAAGGATATTTTCTCAAAATGGTGCTTAAAACATCTCCCAGCATTTTTTGCCGAAGTGAAAGATAGCGCTCAGATCCTTTAATCTGGCTATCGAGTATATCTTTGCGGATTACCTTCATGGCGTCATCTGCTTCAAAAGTCCAGGGATCTCTGTTTTTCCATACTTTCCAATATCTCTCCTGATTAATTTTCATATGTTCCCAAACAGCTTCTTCGGCATACTTTTGGTAATTCATGTCCAGAGTGGTGAAAATCTTTAAACCATCGGTATATATGTTAAAGTCTGTTCCGTCAGATTTTTTTAAACCTTTACTTTGGAAAAGCTCTTTCAGCCATTTAGTGAGTTCAGCTCTGAAATAAGGCGCCGGACCCTCACTCTGGGAATGTTGTCTGAAAGCAGACATGTCCAAGGCTTGTACATTATTTTCTTTGTATTCCTGAGCGGTGAGAAAATTATGAATTTTCATTTGATTTAACACAACATTTCTTCTTTCCAGACATTTTTCCGGAAATCGGGCCGGATTATATAGACTGGGATTTTTTAACATTCCAATCAACGTAGCAGCTTCTGCGACAGAAAGTTGTTCCTGATTTTTATCAAAATAAATCTGAGAAGCAGCCTGGATGCCATGAGCACCATTGACAAATTCAAATTTATTCAGGTACATAGCCATTATTTCTTCTTTGGTGTAACTCCTCTCTAATTTTACAGCAATCAGCCATTCCTTAAACTTAACTTCCATCATTTTGAACCCCTTCAGAAATCCATTCACGTTTCTTAAATCAGGTCTTTTGAAAAGTAATTTAGCTAACTGTTGTGAAATGGTACTCCCACCCCCAGAGTGTGGCTGACGCAAAATAATCGTTTTGAAAGCCACTCTAATCAATGCTTTAAAATCAATGCCGGAATGCTGAAAAAATCTGTCATCTTCAGTGGAAAGTAAAGCATTTTTCAAATGCGGTGATAATTCATTATAATCTACCGGAATTCTGTTTTCGATGTAATATTTTCCGAAAGGAACTCCATTTACATCATAAATGACAGATGCGAGGTCATATCTTGGATTCTCAAGTTCTTCAAATCCGGGAATATCATTAAAAGATAAAAAAATGAAAAATGAAAAAAAGCTGATACAAACAGCAAAGACACCCACCCACAACCATCTGATCAGACGCTTAAGTTTCGGTGAAGTTTCATCATGGAAATGTTCAGTTCCCAAATTCATAATATAAATTTGTGACTGAAATTAAACATGATTATGTTCCGATTTTTCTGATATTACTAAAGTTTCATTTTTATTATGGGCCTTGTATCTGCCTTTTCCGAATTTAGTACCGTTGAAAGTAATACTGCCAATCAGAGCTTCCTGTGATTCTTCAGGAAGAATATTAAATTGCATACATTTTACAGAGCAACATTCCTGATACTTAGTACTACATTCTTTACATTGAATAAAAAGAATATGGCAATGATCGTTTTTGCAGTTCACATGGGTGTCACATGGGGCACCGCACTGGTGACAATGAGCGATTATATCATTTGAAATACGCTCTCCAAGCCTTTCGTCAAAAACAAAATTTTTTCCGATAAACTTATTTTCAATTCCCAATTCATTAACCCTTCTGGTGTATTCTATTATTCCGCCTTCTACTTGATAAACGTTTCTGAATCCTTTGTGTTTGAAGTATGCACTTGCTTTTTCACATCTGATACCTCCGGTGCAGTACATCACGATATTTTTTTCTTTTTTGTCTGTCAGCAAATTTTCTACCACAGGAAGTGCTTCTCTGAAAGTTTCCACATCCGGCAGAATTGCATTTTTAAAATACCCTACTTCGCTTTCGTAGTGATTGCGCATGTCAACAACGATGGTATCAGGGTCGTCTGTTAATTTGTTAAATTCTTCAGCTTTAAGATGTATTCCTTTATTGGTTACATCAAAACTGTTGTCATCTAACCCGTCGGCTACAATTTTTTCTCTGACTTTTATCATTAATTTGAAAAATGACTTTCCGTCATCTTCAATAGCAAAATTTAATCTTATTCCTTCCAGAAATGTGATTTCATTCAGAGCATTCCTGAAGCTATCTATATTTTCTTTTGGTAAAGAAATCTGAGCATTGACTCCTTCAAATGAAACATAAATTCTACCCAACACTCCCAATGATGATAACATGAGATAAAAATGGTCACGAAAGATTTTAGGGTTTCTCAGATGATAATATTGGTAAAATGAAAGTGTCAGTCGGGAAGTATTATCCGATAATAATCTGGATTTCAAAACATCCCTGTTTACTCTGTTATGTAAGGCTTTCATATAATTTAGCGACAAAATTTGTTTTATAAATATTGAACCTGATTTCACGATTCTGCTGCAAATATAGCAAAATTGAATAAAATTTATATCAACTACCCCTGAATCCGTCAGACAACAAGGTCAGGATGTAAACAATTATGAAAATTTTATGTCCCATATATTCGTTATTGAGATAACAATCATATTTTTGCAACCATTATGCAGTTTTTATACCCTACTTTTTTATACGCTCTGGCTGCGATAGCCATACCTATTGTCATTCATCTATTTTACTTCCGAAGGTTCAGGAAAGTATATTTTACAAACGTAAAGTACCTTAAAGAAATAAAAGAAGAGACATCCAATCGCAATAAGCTTAAAAACCTGTTGGTTTTGCTTTTGCGAATATTGGCAATTGCAGCATTGGTTTTTGCATTTGCTCAGCCTTTTATACCCAAAAGCGATCAGGTAAAAACCGGCAATAATGCAGTTTCGGTTTTTGTAGATAATTCATTCAGTATGACTGCATCTCAGGATGAAATTCCTTTATTGGATATAGCTAAGGATAAAGCGAGAAATATTGTGAATGCTTACAGTGGTTTAGATAAGTTTCAGATTTTAACGCATGATTTTGAAGGAAAACACCAGCGATTACTTACCAAGACGGATGCGATTGCTTATATTGATGAAATAGAATATACTCCCTTTGTACAAAATATGGTCAAAGTATTAAATCGTCAAAAACAATTACTTGACAATTCGGATTTCAATCAGATCAGTTATATTATATCAGATTTTCAAAAATCAATATCAGATATTCAGGAGTGGAAAGATAGCCTGATGGAAGTAAATCTCCTGCCTGTACAATCGCTCCGGTTGGGTAATGTGAGTGTGGATAGTGCATGGTTTGACGGTCCTGTGGCATTAAAAAATCAAAGAAACAATCTGATTGTAAAAGTTAAAAATAGCAGCCCGACTCCGGCGGAGCAGGTCAGACTCAGCTTTCAGATAGAAGGCCAGGAAAAGCCCATCGGTATCAGAGATATCCCTGCTAACAGTTATGTAACAGATACAGTGGCTGTAATAGTCAATCAATCGGGCTGGCAAAGCGGTACTCTTTCCGTATCTGATTTTCCGGTTCAATTTGATGATAAATATTTTATAAGCTTCAGAGTACCTGATACAATCAAAGCTCTATCAATAAATCAGAGTCTTCCGGACAAATATCTGAGTGCTTTGTTTTCGGGAGTCGGATATTTTAGTCTTACGAATCAACAAATCAATCAACTGCAATATCAAACATTTGCTACTTACGATCTCATCATTCTCAATGATCTGCAATCTTTATCTTCCGGCTTGAGTGCAGAACTCGGGCAATACATAATGAACGGCGGCAAAGTACTGCTGTTTCCTGCTTTAAATGCTGATCTGACCAGTTATAATCAGATGATAAGCCAAAACGGTGGTAATAATATCACAGGGCCTGTGAGTGTCCGAAAAGAAGTTTCCGGCATTAATACGGATGAGTTTATTTTCAATGATGTGTATATCAATAGAAATAATAATCTCAAGCTTCCGGTGACGATGAAGTCTTATAGTGTAAACAGAAGCCAAAACAGAAGTGAAGAACAATTATTGAGTTATCGTGATGGTTCTGCTTACCTTGTAAAGTATGTTAAGGGTGATGGTCAGTTGTTTGTGTGTGCGAGTCCGTTAAGTGCAGAAGTCAATGATCTTGTACTCAATGCCGAAGTTTTTGTACCGATGCTGTATAAAATGGCAGTATCCAGATCAAGAAACCAGGAAATAGCAAATGTTATATCAAACAAAGTTATTATTGAAACAGAAAATAAGAGGAAAACAGGAGATTTTGTTTATCAGATCAAAGGTGCTCAGGAATTTATACCGGGTCAGACAGCCTTAGGCAATAAAATTATACTTGACCTGAACAATCAGATTCGGACAGCCGGAATATATGACTTACTTCTGGATGAAAAAACGGTTGGAAAATATGCTTTTAATTATGATCGAAAGGAATCTGACTTAAGTCTTTATTCAGAATCTGAACTCGAAAAACTGATTAATATAAATCCATCTATAAATTTAATCAATGCAGTAGCACAAGCAAATATTAGCTCAACTGTTATTGCAAAAGATAAAGGGGTACAATTGTGGAAATGGTTTTTGATTGCTGCATTGGTTTTTCTTGGATTAGAAATTCTATTGCTTAGGTTTTGGAAAAATTGAAGGGAAAATAAACGTGAAATAAAAAATGGACTTTCTTATAAAAGATGCTTTAATAAAATCGCCGGAGTCTTTTTGGCACAATCAAAAGGCAGATATTCTGGTGTCGGAAGGAATCATAAAAACTATCGGAATCAACATTCAGCCTCTCAAAAAAAGTACAAAAGTAATCAGTGGCAATCAATTGTATTGCTGTATTGGCTTGTGTGATATTGGGACCACTTCAGGTGAACCGGGATATGAGCACAGAGAAACAGTTGAAACACTTGCTAAATGTGCATTTGCGGGGGGATATACTCATCTTGTTGTATTTCCTAATACTAAACCCGTAATACAGACAAAAGGAGATATTGAATACTTAAAAGCGCAGGCTAAAAAAGCCGGTATCAATGTAACTGCTGTCGGAGCTCTGAGTAAAGACAGCAAAGGAGAAAATATTTCCGAATTTATAGATATGCATCAAGCAGGTGTCATTAGTTTTTCGGATGGAATACAACCTGTAAAGAGTAGTGGATTGCTGATGCGAGCCTTACAATATGCATCACAATTTGATGGCATTGTCATCAATCATCCGGACGACCAAAGCCTGTCACATCACGGACAGATGCATGAAGGGACAGTAAGCACCACTTTAGGATTATCGGGCATTCCGGATATTGCTGAATTAAGTATGATTCAACGGGATATTCTGATTCAAAAATATACAGGCACAAAGTTGATAGAACATGCTATCTCAGCCGCAATTTCTGTAGAAGCTATCCGGACGGCAAAAAAGTCCTTAAGTAAAGTTTTTTCAACAGTTGCATACCTTAATCTGGTTGCAGATCACACTGCTCTTGAAGGATTTGACAGTAATCTTAAATTGTCTCCGGTATTAAGGCAAGGAGAAGATCGGAAAGCACTTCTGAAAGGCTTGAAGGATGGAACAATAGACGCTATCGTTACCAACCATGTTCCGTTGGAAGAAGAATTGAAAAGAGTTGAATTCCCATATGCTACACCCGGAGCTACGGGGCTTCAGACATGCCTCCTTTCCTGTTTGGATCTTGTCGATAAAAACATTTCTCTGGATACCATTCTTGAAAAACTTACTTCAGCCCCCCGAAATCTTCTTAATATAGCTGTTCCGATTATTGAAGAGAATCAACCCGCTGAAATCTGTATATTTGATTTGGATACACCTTTTATATTTACTGAAACAGAAAATCTTTCACTATCAAAAAACAATCCTTTTTTTGGAACGACTTTTAAATCCAGAATTGTCGCTACGATGAATGGAGGTACTATCTACTTAGCTGTCTGATTTGTGATAAATAGGTAAACTCATAAAAAAATAGAAAATTTAAAGTTTAAAATACCTTGCTTTTGTTTTCTTCAAGCTATTTTTATGGATAAATTCAAATACAAATGGAAAATCACAGTATCAGAAACGGGCTTATGTATGGTTTTGTGGCTATAGCCATATCGTTATTATTTTATTTTATCAGTCCTGAAATATTAACCAGCTATTCTTCATGGCTAACTACAATTATTGGAATTTATTTTATGGTTATGGCTGTCAAAGGGTTTAAAGAAGATACTGAAGGATACATTGGTGTCGGAGAAGCATTTAAAGCTGCATGGCTGACTTTCATGGTAGGGACGATAATCTCTACAATTTTTACTTATGTGCTTTACAATATTATTGATTCAAGTTTACTGGATCTTATGAGAGAAGCACAGCTGGATGCTATAGATAAAATGGCAGCTATGCTCAATATGGATCAATCTGCAATAGATTCTGCCAAGGAAGGAATAGAAGATAGTAATCCTTTTGATCTCAAGGCCGTATTTATTGCTTTACCTGTGGCTTTTCTTTTTCCAGGTGCTGTGATTGCAATTATTATTGCGGCCATCATGAAAAAAAATCCGGACAACTATGCGTGAAAAATTTTACCTTTCTAATTCAAAAAATTAAAAACCAGCAAATTGGATATTTCAGTTGTTATTCCATTATTCAATGAAGAAGAGTCTATCGGAGAGCTCCATGATTGGATATCTAAAGTTATGCTTGATAACGGTTATAGTTATGAAATCATATATGTTGACGATGGAAGTACGGATCAGTCGTGGGCAATTATTAAATCATTAGCAGAAAGTGACGAACATGTAAAAGGAATTAAATTCAGAAGAAATTATGGAAAGTCAGCAGGATTAAATGTAGCATTTGAAAAAACCATTGGTTCGGTCATAATCACTATGGATGCTGACCTCCAGGACAGTCCGGAGGAAATACCTGCATTATTCAATATGATTAAAAATGAAGGATTTGACCTTGTATCCGGATGGAAGAAAAAGCGATTTGACCCAATCACCAAAACCATTCCCACAAAACTATACAATTCTGTAACACGCTGGATGTCCGGTGTGAAACTGCATGATATGAATTGTGGCTTAAAAGCCTATAAATCAGAAGTTGTAAAAAATATAGAAGTTTATGGAGAAATGCATCGCTATATTCCTGTGATAGCAAAATGGGCTGGATTTACTAAAATCGGGGAAAAAGTAGTCATCCATCAAGCCAGAAAATACGGTACATCGAAGTTTGGGTTATCAAGATTTATTTATGGTCCTTTGGATCTGTTTTCTATAATGTTTGTCGGTAAATTCGGTAAACGACCGATGCATTTTTTTGGAGTTATCGGAACGTTTATATTTTTTGGCGGGTTGACAATATTAGGACTGTTAAGTCTGGAAAAAATCTATTATAACGTCAGTGGAATAGCCAACAGGCCTGCTTTTTATCTGGGTATTCTGATGGTGATTGTTGGGGTTCAATTGTTTATAGCAGGCTTCCTCGGTGAGCTGATCAGTCGTAGTAGTTCTGAGAGAAATACTTATAAGGTGGAGAAGGTTCTTATGGCTGGGAAGCACAAAAGGAACGATGAAGGGCAGTAAACCTTTTGGCTGGAAGCGCAAAGGGAACGTTGTAAGGTCGATCCTTTTGGCTGGGAAGCGCAAAAAGGAACGCAAAAGGAACATTTGGGGTTTATCCTTTTGGCTAGGAAGCGCAAAAGGAACGCAAAAGGAACATTGAGTTTTCTCCTTTTGGCTAGGAAGCGCAAAAGGAACAAAGCAAAAAAAAGGCTCAGAATGAAAATTCACTTGAGCCCTTTTTAATTCTGTATATTTCGGATTTACTCCTCTTCTGATGTGTCCTGTGCAGGTGCTTCGTCCTGTACAACCACCGGTGCTGTTACAACATCTTCAACTTTAGCTGTTGCAGCAGGTTGATCTTTAGCTATTGCAGCCGGTTTAGTATTTGCTACCGGAGCTACGGTTTCCTTTACTTCATCCAACATCGGAGTGATATACACCCAAGTTTTGTTGTCTTTGGATTTTTTAAAGTTTACAATACCCGGTACAATAGCATGAACTGTAAAATCTTTACCTAAATAAACATTTTCACCCGGATGAAACTTTGTACCACGTTGTCTGATGATAATATTACCTGCTTTGGCATATTGACCACCAAATAATTTAACTCCCAGTCTTTTACTGTTACTGTCCCGTCCGTTATCCGAACTACCGACACCTTTTTTATGAGCCATTTTCTTTTCTTTTTTAAGGTTAATGAAATACTGCAAAACAATTATGCAGTGATCGAATCAATTTTGATTTTAGTAAAACTTTGTCTGTGGCCGTTCATTTTCTGATAGCCTTTTCTTCTCTTCTTTTTGAAGACGATCACTTTGTCTCCTTTCTGGTTGCCCAGAACAGTGGCATTAACTTTGGCATTGCTCAATACCGGCGTGCCTACAGCTATACTCCCGTTGTTATCGACCATTAATACCTGGTCAAATGTAACGTTTGCACCTTCTGCGGCTTCTAACTGGTGGACAAAAAGTTGTTGACCTTCTGTCACTTTGAATTGCTGACCAGCTATATTTACGATTGCAATCATGGTGAATGAATTTTATAATTTTGAAAAATGACCGCAAAGATAAGCAAATTATGGATGCAACAAAATAAATTTCAAAATTTTGTTTGTACAACAAATATCTTCGTTTGTCACAATTAAATAATAAGTCAGCTTAAGTAATGCTGCTGCGACATTAAGAGTTCAGGTAACATTATTTACAACAAGCTTTTCCAGTCATACATTATAGCTCTAACATGGTTTAATTAACCTAATATTTTCGTAAGGATCCAATTAAAATAATATTGTAAAATTTACTGCGTATATTTATCATGAAATCATCTGTAAATGCGGTGTGAATCCAAAATGGAACCAGAATTAGTAAAACACGGCCTTAAAAATAAATTTTTCTTTACGGAAAGGATAAAATATAATCATTGTATTGCTCCTTTGTCAGTATCCGCTCCATTTGTTTTTGTTTTTCCTGATTCAAAGAATTCATTTTTGCAAATTTATCTTTGTTGGATAATTTACTTTTCCGGACTTTTGAAACATCCTTATCATATTTTAAATAAACATTATATATACTGGTTTCCTGTTGGTCTGTCAGTTGCAGGCTGCTCTTCAGTTTTTTGGCTTTTAGTTTTGATGCTTCAGTTGGGGTACTGCGAATCTCTTTTCTTTCTTTAGCTTTTCTGTCAGGTGTCTGGGATGACTGCGGGCTTTCTTTCAACTGAGCAATTACGCCATTAGACAAGATACTTAAAACAAATAATAACAAAAATTTCATTTTCATAAACCGTTATTTATTTAACCAAAAAATGATATATTATCCTTCTTCAATGACTTCCATCAGGGTACGGAAAGCGACATACTGCTCTTTATATCGTTCTGT
The genomic region above belongs to Saprospiraceae bacterium and contains:
- a CDS encoding transglycosylase domain-containing protein translates to MNLGTEHFHDETSPKLKRLIRWLWVGVFAVCISFFSFFIFLSFNDIPGFEELENPRYDLASVIYDVNGVPFGKYYIENRIPVDYNELSPHLKNALLSTEDDRFFQHSGIDFKALIRVAFKTIILRQPHSGGGSTISQQLAKLLFKRPDLRNVNGFLKGFKMMEVKFKEWLIAVKLERSYTKEEIMAMYLNKFEFVNGAHGIQAASQIYFDKNQEQLSVAEAATLIGMLKNPSLYNPARFPEKCLERRNVVLNQMKIHNFLTAQEYKENNVQALDMSAFRQHSQSEGPAPYFRAELTKWLKELFQSKGLKKSDGTDFNIYTDGLKIFTTLDMNYQKYAEEAVWEHMKINQERYWKVWKNRDPWTFEADDAMKVIRKDILDSQIKGSERYLSLRQKMLGDVLSTILRKYPLLPLSDNHISALISVEEGELSWSVLVSSGRIDKDKNTLYQSLIATDEWPQLKEAYQKLQIEWEKMLFAPVPMKVFDYSDDGFKEVAWSPYDSVRYHRQHIQAGMLVSDPVSGHVKAWVGGTDHRYFKFDHVTMRRAVGSTIKPFVYTQAMAVQGISPCQTFDDIQYTISPEDPGFHVDKEWSPSNADNKFTGNKYNLFHGLLYSKNSITVKLLKEMGTVKPLKDLLHNLGIDRNLKLLNGKPAVPDFPSICLGAVDLTLLEMTGAYTPFGNNGVFVRPTFVSRIEDKNGRVVWQAIPERKSAINALHNAVMLEMLKNNVGGQFSLRVKTPVGGKTGTTNDYADAWFMGVTPSMVIGVWTGGEDKWIRFLTLDDGQGFVMARPIVEKFLQKLEKNPDSGYDPNIKFGPQPPGLDDLINCGKYKQVSVSDEQYQILKKKLKQEEFDDEF
- a CDS encoding rhodanese-related sulfurtransferase; amino-acid sequence: MKALHNRVNRDVLKSRLLSDNTSRLTLSFYQYYHLRNPKIFRDHFYLMLSSLGVLGRIYVSFEGVNAQISLPKENIDSFRNALNEITFLEGIRLNFAIEDDGKSFFKLMIKVREKIVADGLDDNSFDVTNKGIHLKAEEFNKLTDDPDTIVVDMRNHYESEVGYFKNAILPDVETFREALPVVENLLTDKKEKNIVMYCTGGIRCEKASAYFKHKGFRNVYQVEGGIIEYTRRVNELGIENKFIGKNFVFDERLGERISNDIIAHCHQCGAPCDTHVNCKNDHCHILFIQCKECSTKYQECCSVKCMQFNILPEESQEALIGSITFNGTKFGKGRYKAHNKNETLVISEKSEHNHV
- a CDS encoding BatA domain-containing protein, which produces MQFLYPTFLYALAAIAIPIVIHLFYFRRFRKVYFTNVKYLKEIKEETSNRNKLKNLLVLLLRILAIAALVFAFAQPFIPKSDQVKTGNNAVSVFVDNSFSMTASQDEIPLLDIAKDKARNIVNAYSGLDKFQILTHDFEGKHQRLLTKTDAIAYIDEIEYTPFVQNMVKVLNRQKQLLDNSDFNQISYIISDFQKSISDIQEWKDSLMEVNLLPVQSLRLGNVSVDSAWFDGPVALKNQRNNLIVKVKNSSPTPAEQVRLSFQIEGQEKPIGIRDIPANSYVTDTVAVIVNQSGWQSGTLSVSDFPVQFDDKYFISFRVPDTIKALSINQSLPDKYLSALFSGVGYFSLTNQQINQLQYQTFATYDLIILNDLQSLSSGLSAELGQYIMNGGKVLLFPALNADLTSYNQMISQNGGNNITGPVSVRKEVSGINTDEFIFNDVYINRNNNLKLPVTMKSYSVNRSQNRSEEQLLSYRDGSAYLVKYVKGDGQLFVCASPLSAEVNDLVLNAEVFVPMLYKMAVSRSRNQEIANVISNKVIIETENKRKTGDFVYQIKGAQEFIPGQTALGNKIILDLNNQIRTAGIYDLLLDEKTVGKYAFNYDRKESDLSLYSESELEKLININPSINLINAVAQANISSTVIAKDKGVQLWKWFLIAALVFLGLEILLLRFWKN
- a CDS encoding amidohydrolase family protein, whose product is MDFLIKDALIKSPESFWHNQKADILVSEGIIKTIGINIQPLKKSTKVISGNQLYCCIGLCDIGTTSGEPGYEHRETVETLAKCAFAGGYTHLVVFPNTKPVIQTKGDIEYLKAQAKKAGINVTAVGALSKDSKGENISEFIDMHQAGVISFSDGIQPVKSSGLLMRALQYASQFDGIVINHPDDQSLSHHGQMHEGTVSTTLGLSGIPDIAELSMIQRDILIQKYTGTKLIEHAISAAISVEAIRTAKKSLSKVFSTVAYLNLVADHTALEGFDSNLKLSPVLRQGEDRKALLKGLKDGTIDAIVTNHVPLEEELKRVEFPYATPGATGLQTCLLSCLDLVDKNISLDTILEKLTSAPRNLLNIAVPIIEENQPAEICIFDLDTPFIFTETENLSLSKNNPFFGTTFKSRIVATMNGGTIYLAV
- a CDS encoding DUF4199 domain-containing protein, which gives rise to MENHSIRNGLMYGFVAIAISLLFYFISPEILTSYSSWLTTIIGIYFMVMAVKGFKEDTEGYIGVGEAFKAAWLTFMVGTIISTIFTYVLYNIIDSSLLDLMREAQLDAIDKMAAMLNMDQSAIDSAKEGIEDSNPFDLKAVFIALPVAFLFPGAVIAIIIAAIMKKNPDNYA
- a CDS encoding glycosyltransferase, which translates into the protein MDISVVIPLFNEEESIGELHDWISKVMLDNGYSYEIIYVDDGSTDQSWAIIKSLAESDEHVKGIKFRRNYGKSAGLNVAFEKTIGSVIITMDADLQDSPEEIPALFNMIKNEGFDLVSGWKKKRFDPITKTIPTKLYNSVTRWMSGVKLHDMNCGLKAYKSEVVKNIEVYGEMHRYIPVIAKWAGFTKIGEKVVIHQARKYGTSKFGLSRFIYGPLDLFSIMFVGKFGKRPMHFFGVIGTFIFFGGLTILGLLSLEKIYYNVSGIANRPAFYLGILMVIVGVQLFIAGFLGELISRSSSERNTYKVEKVLMAGKHKRNDEGQ
- the rpmA gene encoding 50S ribosomal protein L27; protein product: MAHKKGVGSSDNGRDSNSKRLGVKLFGGQYAKAGNIIIRQRGTKFHPGENVYLGKDFTVHAIVPGIVNFKKSKDNKTWVYITPMLDEVKETVAPVANTKPAAIAKDQPAATAKVEDVVTAPVVVQDEAPAQDTSEEE
- the rplU gene encoding 50S ribosomal protein L21, whose translation is MIAIVNIAGQQFKVTEGQQLFVHQLEAAEGANVTFDQVLMVDNNGSIAVGTPVLSNAKVNATVLGNQKGDKVIVFKKKRRKGYQKMNGHRQSFTKIKIDSITA